The sequence below is a genomic window from Cedecea neteri.
GCCTGGGTGCTAACGCCGTGGTCGGGATTGATATCGACTATGAAACCGTCGGCAAGGACGGCAGCATGCTGATGGTTTGCGTCAGCGGGACGGCGGTGAAAACGCGTCAATGAAAACCAGGATCTTAGCGCTTGCCCTGGCGCTGTTGCTGGCGGGTTGCGCCGGACAAAAAGGGATTGTCGATCGGGGCAGCTATAAAGTGGACACCACGCATCAGGCTCAGGCCGCTTATCCGCGGGTGAAAATTCTGGTGATCCACTACACGGCGGATGATTTTTCAAGTTCGCTTTCCACGCTCACCGATCGTAACGTCAGCGCCCACTACCTTGTTCCTGCCGAGCCGCCGCTGTCCGGCGGGAAGCCCGTTGTCTGGCAGCTGGTGCCGGAAGAACAGCTGGCCTGGCATGCCGGAATCAGTTTCTGGCGAGGGGCTACGCGAATTAACGACACCTCCGTAGGTATTGAGCTGGAAAATCAGGGCTACACCCGGGTAGGCAGTGTTCAGCGCTTCTATCCGTTCAGCCAGCCGCAGATTGCGGTGCTTGAGGATTTAGCGAAGCAGATTATTGCGCGCTATAACATCGCGCCGCAGAACGTGGTCGCTCACGGCGATATTGCGCCGCAGCGCAAGGTTGATCCTGGCCCGCTGTTCCCCTGGAAGCAATTCGCGGAAAAAGGGATTGGCGCATGGCCGGACGCCGCTAGAGTGGCGTTTTATCTTAACGGCCGCAGCCCGCTGCAGCCCGTGGATAAAACCGAGCTGCTGGATGTGCTTGCCCGGTATGGCTACGAAGTGCTGCCAGGCATGACCGAGGCGCAGCAGAAAAGGGTGATTACTGCCTTCCAGATGCATTTCCGCCCGGCCAACTACAGCGGCGAGGCGGATGCGGAGAGCCTGGCGATTGCCGAGGCATTACTGGAAAAATATGGTCAGGGTTAACCGCGGTGCAGCGTGCCGTGATCTTTCAACCACAGCGCGGTACGGCGAATGCCTTCATCGAGGGTGACGATAGGCTGATAGCCCAGCTCTGTTTCCGCGCGCGTGGTGTCCAGCGTTAAGTCGAAGTTCAGCTTGGAAACACCGTAGTGCGTGAGCACCGGCTCTTTGGCCGATTTATTGCCAAAGTGCTCCAGGCTGCGGGCGATGATATCCAGCATCGGGTAAGGCACCGAGCGAATGCGGCATTTAATCCCTAGTTCGTCGATCAGCTTTTGCACGATGGTGCGCAGCGGGCGCGCTTCCATGTTGGTGATGTTGTAGGCGCGGCCAGAAGGCAAATTCTGTTTTTGCGTCGCCAGCCACATCGCATGTACCGCGTTTTCCAGATAGGTCATATCCACCAGCGCATCGCCGCCGCGCGGCAGCAGCACGCTACCGTAGTGGCGCATCATCTGCACCAGGCGCGGGAAAAACACTTTGTCGTGCGGCCCGAACAGGCTTTGCGGGCGCAGAATAGTAAAACGGGTGTTTGGGTTGGCCTGCGCCAGCAGCTGAATCACCTCTTCGCTGGCGGCTTTGCTGCGGGCAAATTCGTTGGCGAAGCGCACCGGGCGAAAATCTTCGCTGATGTTGCGGTGGTGGTGGTAGTCGAAGTAGAGCGACGGCGACGAGATATGAATAAAGTCACGCACGCCCCAGGCAACGGCCCATTCACCCAGACGGCGCGTGGCGCGGACGTTGGCGAGGTCGAAAGCTTGCTGGGTTCCCCACGGTGAGGTGAAGCTGGAGCAGTGCCAGAGCGTGTCGACGTCCGCAAGCATCACCTTAGCCTGGGAAGAAACCAGCTCCGTCAGGTCGGCATGGACAAATTCGGCGCCCATTTTCTGCAGCAGTTTGCCCATCGCTTCGTTGCGTCCGGTGGCCCGAACGCTGATGCCCCTGGCGCGTAAATACTCGACCGCGTTTCGGCCTAAACCGCTGGTTGCGCCCGTGACCAGTACCTTCATGTGACCAACTCGTTATGTTTTGGATTAACGCTGCGCATTTTTCCGTGAAACGGCAGCGCATGCAATGGGAATACTGAAAGATTAGGAGCTAACTTCTCTTTTTGATCGAGTTTTGTTCCGCTAAATGAACAATTCGCCGCGCCATTCCCCTGAAGATAAATAAATGGGCGGGGATCATCGCCAGCCAGTAGATCAAACCGGCGCAGCCGTGAGGATGCCACCAGGCCCTGACGTCCAGCCGACGCTCCTTGCCATCATCCTGCAAGGTGAACGACAGCCGCCCGAGGCCCGGGGCCTTCATACCAAACAGCAGCGTCAGCTCTTTTTCTGGCTCGGCGATAATCACTTTCCAGCTATCGACGGTATCACCCACTTCCAGCATGGCTTTATCAGGCCGACCTTTGGCCAGCTTATGGCCCATCAGTCGATCCATCAGCGCGCGAGTCTTCCACAGGGCATTGCCAAAAAAGTAGCCTTCTTTGCCGCCTAGCTGGTTGATCACCTGCCAGAGCGAAGAGGCAGAAGCCTGGGTGGTCAGCGTACAGCCCGCCTGTTTAGCAAAAAAACCGTAGTCGGGCCGCCAGCGGGCAAAAGCCTGCGCGTCGTAGCCCCAGTCCTGCGAGTTAGCTAGCTGGTGTTCGTTGGCCAGCGTCAGGCGCACGGCGTCGTCAAAGCTGATGAGCTGCTGCGGGATGAGTTCGCATAGGCTGCGGTCGTCCGCCAGCAAATCGTGTTCCAGGCCCTGAATCAGCGCCTTGGCAATGCCGGGCGGCACCGAGGTAATAACATTCAGAAACCACATGGAAATCCAGCTGGTGGGGAGTGGGACGGGGATCAGCGGGCGGCGGCGGCCGCTGATAGCCATAAAGCGCTCAAACTGCTGCTGATAGCTCAGGACTTCCGGCCCGGCGGCTTCAAACAGGCGATGTTCAGTCGCCGGATGGTCCAGCAGCGCGACGAGGTAATGCAGCAGGTTATCCAAAGCTATAGGTGAAGTTCGGGAGCGAACCCAGCGCGGCGGCGTCAGCACTGGCAGGTTGTAAACCATATCCCGCATGACTTCGAAAGCCGCCGAACCAGCGCCCACAATAATCCCCGCGCGCAGTTCGGTAACCGACACGCCGGAATCACGCAGAATATCCGCGGTGATTTGCCGGGCTTTCAGGTGCTTCGAATGCGTTTGCCCGCTTTTGGCCTGCAAAGAGCTGAGGAAAATGACCTGTTTGACCGGATGTTCGGTCAGCGCGTCGCGCATGTTCAGCGCCGCCTGACGTTCGAACTCCATAAAATTATCGCCGTCACCCATGCTGTGGATCAGGTAGTAGACGGTATCCGCCCCTTCGAGCAGGGCACCCAGGCGGTGCGGCCAGTGCAAATCTACGTGTCGGCATTCCACGCCCGGCCAGGGCTGTTTTTTCAGCCAGTCAATGCGGCGGGCGGCGGCGGTGACGTGATGTCCCGCCGCCACAAGTAACGGCACCAGATGCTGGCCAATGTAGCCGCTGGCGCCGAGGACCACTATCCTTTGAGGTTCTGCCATCGTCCCTGATTTCCGTTAGTTTTGCAGGAAGCTGCGCCAGTGGGCGACGACTTCAGCCAGCTGGCTGCGGGTGACGTCCAGATGGGTGACCAGGCGAGTTGCCGGGCCTGCGCTGAGGATGACGCCGCGCTCACGCATGTATGGGCCTAAATCTTCCGCTTCTTCCGCCGTCATGCGCACGAAGACCATGTTGGTATCCTGACGTATTACATCGACGCCGATTTCACGCAGCTCGCCTGCCAGCCAGTGGGCGTTGGCGTGGTCTTCTTTCAGGCGCTCGACGTTATTTTTCAGCGCATACAGGCCTGCCGCCGCCAGAATACCGGCCTGGCGCATACCGCCGCCGGTCATCTTGCGCCAGCGTACAGCGCGCTTGATGTACTCTTTACTGCCCACCAGCAGGGAGCCAACCGGCGTGCCCAGGCCTTTTGACAGGCAAATGGTGAAGCTGTCGCAGTAACGAGTAATCTCTTCCAACTGGCAGCCGTAGGACACCACGGCGTTAAAAATACGCGCGCCGTCTACGTGCAGCGCCAGGTTGTGCTTGCGGGTGAATTCCCAGACCTGCTGGAGGTATTCGCGCGGCAGCACTTTGCCGTTGTGGGTGTTTTCAAGGCTCAGCAATTTAGTGCGGGCGAAGTGAATGTCGTCCGGTTTAATTTTTGCCGCCACTTTATCCAGCGGCAGCGTGCCGTCGCGATCCGCTTCAATGGGCTGAGGCTGAATGCTGCCCAGCACCGCTGCGCCACCCGCCTCATACAGGTAGTTATGCGCGGCCTGGCCAACGATATACTCT
It includes:
- a CDS encoding N-acetylmuramoyl-L-alanine amidase — encoded protein: MKTRILALALALLLAGCAGQKGIVDRGSYKVDTTHQAQAAYPRVKILVIHYTADDFSSSLSTLTDRNVSAHYLVPAEPPLSGGKPVVWQLVPEEQLAWHAGISFWRGATRINDTSVGIELENQGYTRVGSVQRFYPFSQPQIAVLEDLAKQIIARYNIAPQNVVAHGDIAPQRKVDPGPLFPWKQFAEKGIGAWPDAARVAFYLNGRSPLQPVDKTELLDVLARYGYEVLPGMTEAQQKRVITAFQMHFRPANYSGEADAESLAIAEALLEKYGQG
- a CDS encoding NAD-dependent epimerase/dehydratase family protein, which produces MKVLVTGATSGLGRNAVEYLRARGISVRATGRNEAMGKLLQKMGAEFVHADLTELVSSQAKVMLADVDTLWHCSSFTSPWGTQQAFDLANVRATRRLGEWAVAWGVRDFIHISSPSLYFDYHHHRNISEDFRPVRFANEFARSKAASEEVIQLLAQANPNTRFTILRPQSLFGPHDKVFFPRLVQMMRHYGSVLLPRGGDALVDMTYLENAVHAMWLATQKQNLPSGRAYNITNMEARPLRTIVQKLIDELGIKCRIRSVPYPMLDIIARSLEHFGNKSAKEPVLTHYGVSKLNFDLTLDTTRAETELGYQPIVTLDEGIRRTALWLKDHGTLHRG
- a CDS encoding SDR family oxidoreductase; this encodes MAEPQRIVVLGASGYIGQHLVPLLVAAGHHVTAAARRIDWLKKQPWPGVECRHVDLHWPHRLGALLEGADTVYYLIHSMGDGDNFMEFERQAALNMRDALTEHPVKQVIFLSSLQAKSGQTHSKHLKARQITADILRDSGVSVTELRAGIIVGAGSAAFEVMRDMVYNLPVLTPPRWVRSRTSPIALDNLLHYLVALLDHPATEHRLFEAAGPEVLSYQQQFERFMAISGRRRPLIPVPLPTSWISMWFLNVITSVPPGIAKALIQGLEHDLLADDRSLCELIPQQLISFDDAVRLTLANEHQLANSQDWGYDAQAFARWRPDYGFFAKQAGCTLTTQASASSLWQVINQLGGKEGYFFGNALWKTRALMDRLMGHKLAKGRPDKAMLEVGDTVDSWKVIIAEPEKELTLLFGMKAPGLGRLSFTLQDDGKERRLDVRAWWHPHGCAGLIYWLAMIPAHLFIFRGMARRIVHLAEQNSIKKRS
- the ltaE gene encoding low-specificity L-threonine aldolase, which encodes MIDLRSDTVTRPSRAMLEQMMAAPTGDDVYGDDPTVNELQAYAAKISGKEAALFLPTGTQANLVALLSHCERGEEYIVGQAAHNYLYEAGGAAVLGSIQPQPIEADRDGTLPLDKVAAKIKPDDIHFARTKLLSLENTHNGKVLPREYLQQVWEFTRKHNLALHVDGARIFNAVVSYGCQLEEITRYCDSFTICLSKGLGTPVGSLLVGSKEYIKRAVRWRKMTGGGMRQAGILAAAGLYALKNNVERLKEDHANAHWLAGELREIGVDVIRQDTNMVFVRMTAEEAEDLGPYMRERGVILSAGPATRLVTHLDVTRSQLAEVVAHWRSFLQN